The Phacochoerus africanus isolate WHEZ1 chromosome X, ROS_Pafr_v1, whole genome shotgun sequence genome has a segment encoding these proteins:
- the GPR34 gene encoding probable G-protein coupled receptor 34: MRSHTVTMTTASVSSWPCSSQGVHLLTNHSVQSPHNFSGASNFTTCSMDETLLSSVLTTFYSVIFIMGLVGNIIALYVFLGIHRKRNSIQIYLLNVAVADLLLIFCLPFRIMYHINQNKWTLGVILCKVVGTLFYMNMYISIILLGFISLDRYIKINRSIQQRKAITTKQSIYVCCAVWIIALAGFLTMIILTLKKGGHNSTMCFHYRDKHNAKGEAIFNFILVVMFWLIFLLIILSYIKIGKNLLRISKRRSKFPNSGKYATTARNSFIVLIIFTVCFVPYHAFRFVYISAQLNVSSCYWKEIVHKTNEIMLVFSSFNSCLDPVMYFLMSSNIRKIMCQLLSKRFQGEASRSESTSEFKPGYSLHDTSAAAKIQPTS, from the coding sequence ATGAGAAGTCACACGGTGACGATGACGACAGCTTCAGTCAGCAGCTGGCCCTGCTCTTCCCAGGGCGTGCACCTCCTAACTAATCACAGTGTCCAATCGCCACACAACTTTTCAGGAGCATCAAATTTTACCACCTGTTCCATGGATGAAACATTACTCTCCAGTGTGTTAACAACATTCTACTCTGTTATTTTTATCATGGGCCTGGTTGGCAACATAATTGCCCTCTACGTATTCCTGGGTATCCACCGCAAGCGAAATTCCATTCAGATTTACCTACTTAATGTAGCCGTTGCAGACCTCTTACTTATCTTCTGCCTCCCTTTCCGAATAATGTATCACATTAACCAAAACAAGTGGACACTAGGTGTGATTCTTTGCAAGGTTGTGGGGACACTATTTTATATGAACATGTACATTAGCATTATTTTACTTGGATTTATCAGTTTGGACCGCTACATAAAGATTAATCGGTCTATACAACAACGGAAGGCAATCACAACCAAGCAGAGTATCTATGTTTGCTGTGCAGTGTGGATAATTGCTCTTGCTGGATTTTTAACTATGATTATTTTGACCCTTAAGAAAGGAGGTCATAATTCCACAATGTGTTTCCATTACAGAGATAAGCATAATGCCAAAGGAGAAGCaatttttaacttcattcttGTGGTAATGTTCTGGCTAATTTTCCTACTAATAATCCTTTCATATATTAAGATTGGCAAGAATCTATTGAGGATTTCTAAAAGGAGGTCAAAATTTCCTAATTCCGGTAAATATGCGACCACAGCCCGGAATTCCTTCATCGTACTTATCATTTTTACTGTGTGTTTTGTTCCCTATCATGCCTTCCGATTTGTCTATATTTCTGCACAGCTAAATGTGTCATCTTGCTATTGGAAGGAAATTGTTCACAAAACTAATGAGATCATGCTGGTTTTCTCATCCTTCAATAGCTGTTTAGATCCAGTCATGTATTTTCTGATGTCCAGTAACATTCGCAAAATAATGTGCCAACTTCTTTCTAAACGATTTCAAGGGGAAGCAAGCAGGAGTGAAAGCACTTCAGAATTTAAACCAGGATACTCCCTGCACGACACATCTGCTGCAGCTAAAATTCAGCCTACTTCTTAA